One stretch of Halobaculum marinum DNA includes these proteins:
- a CDS encoding transcription factor S encodes MNFCDECGSMMKADDEKWVCGSCGHEELRDSATEQEMTTTQGQEGTTVVDMSDVDAAEVGPTVEQKCPECDEVQTVRYEMKQIRSADESETRFFTCTECGKKWREDDH; translated from the coding sequence ATGAACTTCTGCGACGAGTGCGGCTCGATGATGAAAGCGGACGACGAGAAGTGGGTGTGCGGTTCGTGCGGCCACGAGGAACTGCGCGACTCCGCGACCGAACAGGAGATGACGACGACGCAGGGACAGGAGGGGACGACCGTCGTCGACATGTCCGACGTCGACGCCGCCGAAGTCGGCCCGACGGTCGAACAGAAGTGCCCCGAGTGCGACGAGGTGCAGACGGTGCGCTACGAGATGAAACAGATCCGCTCGGCCGACGAGTCCGAGACGCGCTTCTTCACCTGCACAGAGTGCGGGAAGAAGTGGCGCGAAGACGACCACTGA
- a CDS encoding DUF2797 domain-containing protein, whose translation MQVVGYDTPSGALFVSDGDPDPSAPPGSPTGEVDRVALDPGTDLSWRLGDRRCAGTVHDDGHVACGNATAPYCDDHRSTWVCARCTGTCLKDEMDCFDDHAIYVAAFAPDVFKVGVTREWRLDTRLREQGADRAIHLQTVDDGRIAREIESSIAAHGLERVRPDASPAVAPPDADGLVDRVRVPTKVAGLGTAVDDDAWDRLLAGVDYAESFAFDYGLDLTERPVAETLATGTVVGTKGRVLVLENAGTTYAVDMRDLVGYELEEGASERDLQSSLGAFG comes from the coding sequence GTGCAGGTCGTGGGCTACGACACGCCGTCTGGCGCGCTGTTCGTCAGCGACGGCGACCCCGACCCGTCGGCGCCGCCGGGGTCGCCGACCGGCGAGGTCGACCGGGTCGCCCTCGACCCGGGAACCGACCTGTCGTGGCGCCTCGGCGATCGGCGCTGTGCGGGGACGGTCCACGACGACGGTCACGTCGCCTGCGGTAACGCGACGGCGCCGTACTGCGACGACCACCGGTCGACGTGGGTGTGTGCGCGGTGTACCGGGACGTGCCTGAAAGACGAGATGGACTGCTTCGACGACCACGCCATCTACGTCGCGGCGTTCGCCCCCGACGTGTTCAAAGTCGGCGTGACGCGCGAGTGGCGCCTGGACACGCGACTGCGCGAGCAGGGCGCCGACCGAGCGATCCACCTCCAGACCGTCGACGACGGGCGGATCGCTCGCGAGATCGAGTCGTCGATCGCCGCCCACGGACTGGAACGGGTGCGGCCCGACGCCTCGCCCGCGGTCGCGCCACCGGACGCGGACGGACTCGTGGATCGGGTTCGCGTGCCGACGAAGGTCGCGGGACTCGGGACCGCCGTCGACGACGACGCGTGGGACCGTCTGCTCGCCGGCGTCGACTACGCGGAGTCGTTCGCGTTCGACTACGGCCTCGACCTCACGGAACGACCGGTGGCTGAGACGCTCGCGACGGGGACCGTCGTCGGGACGAAGGGGCGGGTGCTCGTGCTGGAGAACGCCGGCACGACGTACGCCGTCGACATGCGCGACCTCGTCGGCTACGAACTCGAGGAGGGGGCCAGCGAGCGCGACCTCCAGTCGAGTCTCGGCGCGTTCGGGTAG
- a CDS encoding HAMP domain-containing methyl-accepting chemotaxis protein — MKLLVGFALTTGATVGYGLVTRNVVGTILMATAGQVVLGAYLGTNTVVSMRTLEEQTEAIAGGDLDVEVRTSRIDELGRVYSSVDRMRRSLASRIEEADQARTEAEAAEARAQSLADDYQRTATEYAETMRAVADGDLRRRIDVDREHDAMETVGVAFNDAVGELEVALARVDSFARDVADGAGDVRSAAEQIDDRTDDVLAATDGIDAATDEQRATARTGAKETADLSATAEEVAATTESLVERTDEAADASAEARAAAGDAIETMGDVDETMTEAVDRIETLDEATADITEAAELIRDIAEQTNMLALNASIEAARAGGDAGDAGDGFAVVAEEVKGLAEDTGDRADAIAGMIDEVRTETERAVEAIRATSEQVSDGSTTVAEAVDRLDDIAVAVEDLDQGVREISDATDEQASAAAGVSETIEDLAENSDRTADRAAEANAAATEQSTTVDAVVEESETFRVRSDDLLDVLAEFDLRESRVKRGDTGDADTVVAESRGSTPAAMGDGGTASGGDRR, encoded by the coding sequence GTGAAGCTCTTGGTCGGCTTCGCGCTCACGACGGGCGCGACTGTCGGCTACGGGCTGGTGACGCGGAACGTCGTCGGAACGATACTGATGGCGACCGCGGGGCAGGTCGTGTTGGGAGCGTATCTCGGGACGAACACCGTCGTGTCCATGCGCACACTGGAAGAACAGACCGAGGCGATCGCCGGGGGAGACCTCGACGTGGAGGTCCGGACCTCTCGAATCGACGAACTCGGGCGGGTGTACAGTTCCGTCGACCGGATGCGCCGGTCGCTCGCCTCCCGGATCGAGGAGGCAGACCAGGCGCGGACGGAGGCCGAAGCCGCCGAAGCGCGCGCTCAGTCGCTCGCGGACGACTACCAGCGGACGGCGACCGAGTACGCCGAGACGATGCGCGCCGTCGCGGACGGCGACCTGCGGCGGCGGATCGACGTCGACCGGGAGCACGACGCGATGGAGACTGTCGGCGTGGCGTTCAACGACGCCGTCGGCGAACTGGAGGTCGCACTCGCACGTGTGGACAGTTTCGCACGCGACGTGGCCGACGGTGCCGGCGACGTCCGCTCGGCCGCCGAACAGATCGACGACCGAACCGACGACGTCCTCGCGGCGACCGACGGCATCGACGCCGCGACCGACGAACAGCGCGCGACCGCCCGAACGGGCGCCAAGGAGACGGCTGACCTCTCGGCGACCGCCGAGGAAGTCGCCGCGACCACGGAGTCGCTCGTCGAGCGAACCGACGAGGCCGCCGACGCGTCCGCGGAGGCGCGCGCCGCCGCGGGCGACGCCATCGAGACGATGGGCGACGTCGACGAGACGATGACCGAGGCTGTCGACCGCATCGAGACGCTCGACGAGGCGACCGCCGACATCACCGAGGCGGCCGAACTCATTCGCGACATCGCCGAGCAGACGAACATGCTCGCGCTGAACGCGAGCATCGAGGCCGCCCGCGCCGGCGGCGATGCGGGCGACGCTGGCGACGGCTTCGCCGTCGTCGCCGAGGAGGTGAAGGGACTCGCCGAGGACACCGGCGACCGCGCGGACGCCATCGCCGGCATGATCGACGAGGTGCGCACGGAAACCGAGCGGGCCGTCGAGGCGATCCGGGCGACCAGCGAGCAGGTGAGCGACGGGTCGACGACGGTGGCCGAGGCGGTGGACCGACTCGACGACATCGCCGTGGCCGTCGAGGACCTCGACCAGGGGGTCCGCGAGATCAGCGACGCGACAGACGAACAGGCGTCCGCGGCCGCCGGTGTCTCCGAGACGATCGAAGACCTCGCGGAGAACAGCGACCGGACGGCCGACCGCGCCGCCGAGGCCAACGCCGCCGCGACCGAACAGTCGACGACCGTCGACGCCGTCGTCGAGGAGTCGGAGACGTTCCGGGTCCGCTCGGACGACCTGCTCGACGTGCTCGCGGAGTTCGACCTCCGCGAGTCGCGCGTGAAGCGCGGGGACACCGGGGACGCCGACACGGTCGTCGCCGAGTCCAGGGGGTCGACGCCCGCCGCGATGGGCGACGGCGGGACCGCCAGTGGAGGTGATCGCCGATGA
- a CDS encoding UPF0058 family protein → MRKHELVHLHALVRTVADHLIDRDALDADALADYETRGVTPMSLQASRDDHKRALLTLAAAVADDLATEVTADFTTDAVSATVADATPLAEATNREQAPDDDHAARPDGPAR, encoded by the coding sequence ATGCGGAAGCACGAACTCGTCCACCTCCACGCGCTCGTCCGAACGGTCGCCGACCACCTGATCGACCGCGACGCGCTCGACGCCGACGCGCTCGCCGACTACGAGACGCGCGGCGTCACCCCCATGTCGCTACAGGCGTCTCGCGACGACCACAAACGAGCCCTGCTGACGCTCGCCGCCGCGGTCGCCGACGACCTCGCCACAGAAGTCACAGCCGACTTCACCACCGACGCCGTCAGCGCCACAGTCGCTGACGCGACACCGCTCGCCGAGGCCACGAATCGCGAGCAAGCGCCCGACGACGACCACGCGGCCCGACCCGACGGTCCCGCCCGTTGA
- a CDS encoding DNA mismatch repair protein, whose protein sequence is MRLEQYWGVGPKTADTLRESLGEEAAIAAIESADVRALVDAGVSRGRATRVLRRANGKAGMDLFGTRDAREVYDDLLDIAAGYAVTDHAADRVRVLTPLTSAERRRERLDDVLEARDAWAALDDDEREAVLAAFAEYDEAGGTDRAAVECALALREAGLRGGTFAALDDVDETALREAAAALAVLTDDGVAAGADDRLDALRERADRARDLADSAFDVVETVRERGARDADAFQSAVVEYVAGETGLDRGRVRSAAPDGAVDSADFVGSMLRTLADELETEAAERAETVRKELEADVAAGGADVDAVASAVGDIAFLLSLARFAVAHDLVRPTLDGDGVAVANARNLFLSGDVQPVTYGVGDHALDIPAPADDRVAVLTGANSGGKTTLLETVCQVVTLASMGLPVPADAAEVGRFDTVVFHRRHASFNAGVLESTLKSVVPPLVGEGRTLMLVDEFEAITEPGRAADLLNGLVELTVDRGAVGVYVTHLAEDLSPLPDAARVDGIFAEGLTADLDLLVDYQPRFGVVGKSTPEFIVSRLVANASDRAVRQGFEELAAAVGEEAVQRTLSDAEWTTADGG, encoded by the coding sequence ATGCGATTGGAGCAGTACTGGGGCGTCGGCCCGAAGACGGCCGACACGCTCCGCGAGTCGCTCGGCGAGGAGGCGGCCATCGCGGCCATCGAGTCCGCCGACGTGCGCGCGCTCGTCGACGCGGGCGTCTCACGCGGGCGCGCGACCCGCGTGCTCCGCCGGGCCAACGGGAAAGCGGGGATGGACCTGTTCGGGACACGCGACGCCCGCGAGGTGTACGACGACCTCCTCGACATCGCCGCCGGCTACGCCGTCACCGATCACGCCGCCGACCGTGTGCGCGTGCTCACGCCGCTGACGAGCGCCGAGCGGCGCCGCGAGCGCCTCGACGACGTGCTGGAGGCGCGCGACGCGTGGGCCGCACTCGACGACGATGAGCGCGAGGCCGTGTTGGCGGCGTTCGCCGAGTACGACGAGGCCGGCGGCACCGACCGCGCGGCGGTCGAGTGTGCGCTGGCGCTCCGGGAGGCCGGGCTCCGCGGCGGCACGTTCGCCGCGCTCGACGACGTCGACGAGACGGCGCTCCGAGAGGCGGCGGCGGCGCTCGCGGTCCTCACCGACGACGGGGTCGCGGCGGGCGCCGACGACCGACTGGACGCCCTCCGCGAGCGGGCCGACCGCGCCCGTGACCTCGCGGACTCGGCGTTCGACGTGGTGGAGACCGTCCGCGAGCGTGGCGCCCGCGACGCCGACGCGTTTCAGTCGGCGGTCGTCGAGTACGTCGCCGGGGAGACAGGCCTCGACCGCGGCCGCGTGCGCTCGGCGGCGCCCGACGGCGCCGTCGACTCGGCGGACTTCGTCGGGTCGATGCTACGGACACTGGCGGACGAACTGGAGACGGAGGCCGCCGAGCGCGCCGAGACGGTCCGCAAGGAGTTGGAGGCGGACGTGGCCGCCGGTGGCGCCGACGTGGACGCGGTCGCGTCGGCGGTCGGCGACATCGCGTTCCTGCTGTCGCTGGCGCGGTTCGCCGTCGCCCACGACCTCGTTCGCCCCACGCTCGACGGCGACGGGGTCGCCGTGGCGAACGCGCGCAATCTCTTCCTCTCGGGCGACGTCCAGCCAGTCACCTACGGCGTCGGTGACCACGCGCTCGACATCCCCGCCCCGGCGGACGACCGCGTCGCGGTGCTGACGGGCGCCAACTCTGGTGGGAAGACGACGCTGCTGGAGACGGTGTGTCAGGTCGTGACCCTCGCGTCGATGGGCCTGCCCGTCCCGGCCGACGCCGCCGAGGTCGGTCGATTCGACACGGTCGTGTTCCACCGCCGCCACGCGTCGTTCAACGCGGGCGTGCTGGAGTCGACGCTGAAGTCGGTCGTCCCACCACTCGTCGGCGAGGGGCGGACACTGATGCTCGTCGACGAGTTCGAGGCCATCACCGAACCCGGCCGCGCGGCCGACCTGCTCAACGGCCTCGTCGAACTCACCGTCGACCGCGGCGCCGTCGGCGTGTACGTCACCCACCTCGCGGAGGACCTCTCGCCGCTGCCCGACGCCGCACGCGTCGACGGCATCTTCGCCGAAGGGCTCACCGCCGACCTCGACCTGCTGGTGGACTACCAGCCACGCTTCGGCGTCGTCGGGAAGTCCACGCCGGAGTTCATCGTCTCTCGGTTGGTCGCCAACGCCTCCGACCGCGCGGTCAGACAGGGGTTCGAGGAACTCGCCGCCGCCGTCGGCGAGGAGGCCGTCCAGCGGACGCTGTCGGACGCCGAGTGGACGACTGCGGACGGAGGGTAA
- a CDS encoding tRNA (cytidine(56)-2'-O)-methyltransferase produces the protein MTDDVVVLRYGHRPGRDDRMTTHVGLTARALGADRVVLPDNAGQSAETIRDITDRFGGPFAVELRDDQRAYTRNWEGTVVHLTMYGERVQDVETDIRADSVDVDAPLLVVVGGEKVPFDFYEEADYNVGVTNQPHSEVAGLAVFLDRLFEGAELEREWEDADRVVLPQATGKKVVDPAEAAAEAGERGEDDDGGD, from the coding sequence ATGACCGACGACGTCGTCGTCCTCCGGTACGGCCACCGCCCCGGACGGGACGACCGGATGACGACCCACGTGGGACTGACCGCGCGGGCGCTCGGCGCCGACCGCGTGGTGCTCCCGGACAACGCCGGGCAGTCCGCCGAGACGATCCGCGACATCACCGACCGCTTCGGCGGCCCCTTCGCCGTCGAACTCCGTGACGACCAGCGCGCGTACACCCGCAACTGGGAGGGGACGGTGGTCCACCTCACGATGTACGGCGAGCGCGTGCAGGACGTCGAGACCGACATCCGCGCCGACTCCGTCGACGTGGACGCGCCCCTCCTCGTCGTCGTCGGTGGCGAGAAGGTCCCATTCGACTTCTACGAGGAGGCCGACTACAACGTCGGCGTCACCAACCAACCCCACTCGGAGGTCGCCGGCCTCGCGGTGTTCCTCGACCGCCTGTTCGAGGGGGCGGAACTGGAACGCGAGTGGGAGGACGCCGACCGCGTCGTGCTCCCCCAGGCGACCGGGAAGAAGGTCGTCGACCCCGCAGAGGCGGCCGCCGAAGCCGGCGAGCGCGGCGAGGACGACGACGGCGGCGACTGA
- a CDS encoding bacteriorhodopsin encodes MIGGLDAATIETFVFASGTVGMLVGVAVVAWLLRDDTLDPEAGKFRYLLIVPVFAALAYAAMAVGVGRLSVGGVEAEAARYLDWFVTTAVMVWYVGHVVDVERKWMLLAATFDGLFIAGGWVATTTQGTVKWAAFAGACVAFAATMVVLFRVYPRSAGEMTPERERLFLRLRNQSSVIWLVYPVVWLAGGAGFGLVSTLGTVMLITFLDVAAKVPFTWVVYEHRGVFERTLTAEPVDGPGAGDAIGGQDAAPATDHPVTTAD; translated from the coding sequence ATGATCGGCGGGCTGGATGCGGCCACGATTGAGACGTTCGTGTTCGCCAGCGGGACCGTGGGCATGCTCGTCGGCGTGGCCGTCGTGGCGTGGCTGCTCCGCGACGACACGCTCGACCCCGAGGCTGGGAAGTTCCGATACCTGCTGATCGTCCCCGTGTTCGCCGCGCTCGCGTACGCCGCGATGGCGGTGGGCGTCGGTCGCCTCTCCGTCGGCGGCGTCGAGGCGGAGGCGGCGCGGTATCTGGACTGGTTCGTCACGACCGCCGTGATGGTGTGGTACGTCGGCCACGTGGTCGACGTGGAGCGCAAGTGGATGCTGCTGGCGGCGACCTTCGACGGCCTGTTCATCGCCGGCGGCTGGGTCGCGACGACGACGCAGGGGACCGTGAAGTGGGCCGCGTTCGCCGGCGCCTGTGTCGCGTTCGCGGCCACGATGGTCGTCCTGTTCCGGGTGTACCCGCGCAGCGCTGGCGAGATGACGCCCGAGCGCGAGCGCCTGTTCCTCCGGCTTCGCAACCAAAGCAGCGTCATCTGGCTGGTGTACCCCGTCGTCTGGCTCGCTGGCGGCGCCGGCTTCGGGCTGGTGTCGACGCTCGGAACCGTGATGCTGATCACGTTCCTCGACGTGGCAGCGAAGGTCCCGTTCACGTGGGTCGTGTACGAACACCGGGGCGTGTTCGAGCGCACGCTGACGGCCGAGCCTGTCGACGGTCCGGGTGCGGGCGATGCCATCGGCGGTCAGGACGCCGCCCCGGCGACAGACCACCCCGTCACGACAGCAGACTAA
- a CDS encoding CopG family transcriptional regulator encodes MAKDTVRYPDKVVDEIDSLVDDGVFESKSEFYRFSAEYVLALVSDDWEPETFNYGEIRDELDLKEEPVLLGADGGRDFLNAVITVRQLGLRNDFAEAEQFIDENYATTDRSGMILEELLRVYRDRADGGSSSSA; translated from the coding sequence ATGGCCAAGGACACCGTTCGATACCCAGACAAAGTGGTCGACGAGATTGACTCACTCGTCGACGACGGCGTCTTCGAGAGCAAGTCCGAGTTCTACCGATTCTCGGCGGAGTACGTGCTCGCACTCGTCAGCGACGACTGGGAGCCAGAGACGTTCAACTACGGCGAGATCCGCGATGAGTTGGACCTGAAAGAGGAGCCGGTGTTGTTGGGGGCCGACGGCGGTCGCGACTTCCTCAACGCCGTGATCACGGTGCGCCAACTCGGCCTCCGCAACGACTTCGCCGAGGCCGAGCAGTTCATCGACGAGAACTACGCGACGACGGACCGCTCGGGGATGATCCTCGAGGAGCTGTTGCGCGTGTACCGCGACCGCGCCGACGGCGGCTCCTCCTCCAGCGCCTGA
- a CDS encoding BsuPI-related putative proteinase inhibitor, with translation MADALTATLTVAPTDVGLELTLTVENAGSAAVDLSFSDGQRAEFVAVDADGAEVWRWSEGRAFAMMLGSETLAPGESVAYDGTWASTPAGEYEVTGSLAATDADASASMSVVVPDE, from the coding sequence ATGGCCGACGCGCTGACGGCGACGCTGACGGTCGCACCGACCGACGTGGGACTCGAACTGACGCTGACGGTCGAGAACGCGGGCAGTGCGGCGGTCGACCTCTCGTTCTCGGACGGCCAGCGCGCCGAGTTCGTCGCGGTCGACGCCGACGGCGCGGAGGTGTGGCGCTGGAGCGAGGGGCGTGCGTTCGCGATGATGCTCGGGAGCGAGACGCTCGCACCCGGCGAGTCGGTGGCCTACGACGGCACGTGGGCGTCGACGCCGGCGGGCGAGTACGAGGTCACGGGGTCGCTCGCGGCGACCGACGCGGACGCGTCGGCGTCGATGTCGGTCGTCGTGCCGGACGAGTGA
- a CDS encoding S8 family peptidase, with the protein MVYRDGKTRRDVLKATGAAVATTGLAGMASASPGTVEVNVGYSADSGKRAAKAEASEVVREFNFDAMTIRVNENAIQGLSKRPDVRYVEENGQMHALAQQTPWGIDRTDSEVAHANGSTGAGADVAILDTGIDSDHPDLQANLGSGRAFVKSRGKYQYDWDDDNDHGTHCAGTANADDNSQGVVGVSTEATLHAVKVLDKRGSGSFSDIAAGVQYVADQGWDVGSMSLGASSGSAALKDACSYAVDRGVFLVAAAGNSGPCTDCVGYPAAYPECMAVSSSASDDSLSSFSSTGPEVEIIAPGTDVYSTVPGGSYATFSGTSMATPHVAGAAGQLMADGYTASEARSRLKSTAEDLGLASNEQGAGLLDTAAALGYTSSDN; encoded by the coding sequence ATGGTATATCGTGACGGGAAGACGCGGCGTGACGTACTGAAAGCGACCGGGGCGGCGGTCGCGACGACCGGACTCGCGGGCATGGCGTCGGCCTCGCCCGGCACCGTCGAGGTGAACGTCGGCTACAGCGCCGACAGCGGCAAGCGCGCGGCGAAGGCGGAGGCCAGCGAGGTCGTCCGCGAGTTCAACTTCGACGCGATGACGATCCGCGTCAACGAGAACGCGATCCAGGGCCTCAGCAAGCGCCCCGACGTGCGCTACGTCGAGGAGAACGGGCAGATGCACGCGCTCGCTCAGCAGACGCCGTGGGGCATCGACCGGACGGACTCCGAGGTCGCCCACGCGAACGGGTCGACTGGCGCGGGCGCAGACGTCGCCATCCTCGACACGGGTATCGACTCCGACCACCCCGACCTGCAGGCCAACCTCGGCTCGGGGCGGGCGTTCGTGAAGTCGCGCGGCAAGTACCAGTACGACTGGGACGACGACAACGACCACGGCACCCACTGTGCCGGCACCGCGAACGCGGACGACAACTCCCAGGGCGTCGTCGGCGTCTCCACCGAGGCGACACTGCACGCGGTGAAGGTGCTCGACAAGCGCGGGTCGGGGAGTTTCTCCGACATCGCCGCCGGCGTCCAGTACGTCGCCGACCAGGGGTGGGACGTGGGCTCGATGAGCCTCGGCGCCTCCTCCGGGTCGGCGGCGCTGAAGGACGCCTGTTCGTACGCCGTCGACCGCGGCGTGTTCCTCGTCGCCGCGGCGGGGAACTCCGGCCCCTGTACGGACTGCGTCGGGTACCCGGCCGCCTACCCCGAGTGCATGGCCGTCTCCTCGTCCGCCAGCGACGACTCGCTGTCGAGCTTCTCCTCGACCGGCCCGGAGGTCGAAATCATCGCGCCTGGCACGGACGTGTACTCGACGGTCCCCGGTGGCTCGTACGCTACCTTCTCGGGCACGTCGATGGCGACGCCCCACGTCGCTGGTGCCGCGGGCCAGCTGATGGCCGACGGCTACACCGCCAGCGAGGCGCGCTCGCGCCTCAAGAGTACGGCAGAGGATCTGGGCCTCGCGTCGAACGAGCAGGGCGCCGGCCTCCTCGACACGGCCGCCGCACTGGGCTACACGTCGAGCGACAACTGA
- a CDS encoding SDR family NAD(P)-dependent oxidoreductase has product MTKFPEDVAGVGDDRIVGSTALVTGSTSGIGRETARALGRLGAHVIVHGRDDEQGREVVDAIEDAVNEGTAEFVRADFAKPDEVSRLADRTRKAAGDEGLDILVNNAGGYFREAQLTDLGVEYTFHVNHLGPYQLTAELLDDLADDARVVTTASDAHRGDQIDLDAVTTLDDFSSWRAYQRSKLANVQFAAELARRLWERDRSVTSNSFHPGAIPGSGFFRHLPGPLSSAASGLGRLPFVTTPADGAATAVYLAVSEEVADTSGRYFADLREKKPSTEAQDPRAMRRLWEASADLLGIDEPLAEERPSAEATADGDDVDTDEVDTDESDTTDASPTAE; this is encoded by the coding sequence ATGACGAAGTTCCCCGAGGACGTCGCCGGCGTCGGCGACGACCGGATCGTCGGCAGCACAGCCCTCGTCACCGGCTCGACCAGCGGTATCGGTCGCGAGACCGCACGGGCACTCGGCCGCCTCGGCGCACACGTGATCGTCCACGGACGCGACGACGAGCAGGGGCGCGAGGTGGTCGACGCCATCGAGGACGCGGTGAACGAGGGGACCGCCGAGTTCGTCCGCGCCGACTTCGCGAAGCCCGACGAGGTGTCCCGGCTGGCCGACCGGACACGGAAGGCGGCCGGCGACGAGGGGCTCGACATCCTGGTCAACAACGCCGGCGGCTACTTCCGCGAGGCGCAACTCACCGACCTCGGCGTCGAGTACACGTTCCACGTGAACCACCTCGGCCCGTATCAGCTCACCGCCGAGTTGCTCGACGACCTCGCAGACGACGCGCGGGTGGTGACGACTGCCTCCGATGCTCACCGCGGCGATCAGATCGACCTCGACGCGGTGACGACGCTCGACGACTTCTCCTCGTGGCGGGCGTACCAACGGTCGAAGCTGGCGAACGTCCAGTTCGCCGCCGAGCTTGCTCGTCGGCTGTGGGAGCGCGATCGCAGCGTCACCTCGAACAGCTTCCACCCCGGTGCGATCCCCGGGTCGGGGTTCTTCCGGCACCTGCCCGGCCCGCTGTCGAGCGCCGCCAGCGGACTCGGTCGGCTCCCGTTCGTGACGACGCCCGCGGACGGTGCCGCGACCGCCGTCTACCTGGCCGTCTCCGAGGAGGTGGCCGACACCTCCGGGCGCTACTTCGCAGACCTGCGCGAGAAGAAGCCCTCGACAGAGGCGCAGGACCCGCGTGCGATGCGGCGGCTGTGGGAGGCCAGTGCCGACCTGCTGGGCATCGACGAACCGCTCGCGGAGGAGCGACCCAGCGCCGAAGCGACCGCCGACGGCGACGACGTAGACACCGACGAGGTCGACACTGACGAATCCGACACAACTGACGCCTCGCCGACAGCCGAGTGA
- a CDS encoding NAD-dependent epimerase/dehydratase family protein: MDLTDATALVTGGGGLIGSHLAGHLHDEYDADVRVADDFSKGERERIPDGVDVIEADLTDEAATRETVTDDLDVVFHLAAYTDTNFDDDRRLFEENTEMTYNVLEAMEDAGVTNLAFTSSSTVYGEAPRPTPEDYAPLEPISIYGSSKLADEALISTYAKSYGFTAWVYRFANIVGPYQRGNVVPDFIQKLQADPEELEILGDGRQEKSYLHVTDCVDAMCHVVEHGERDLNTYNLGSRTTTSVNRIADIVADEMGLDPDYSYTGGDRGWTGDVPKMRLSVEKLSALGWEPPASSDDAVRAATRDLLAELR, encoded by the coding sequence ATGGACCTGACCGACGCAACCGCCCTCGTGACGGGCGGGGGCGGCCTCATCGGCTCGCACCTCGCGGGGCACCTGCACGACGAGTACGACGCCGACGTGCGCGTCGCCGACGACTTCTCGAAGGGCGAGCGCGAGCGCATCCCGGACGGCGTCGACGTGATCGAAGCCGACCTCACCGACGAGGCGGCGACGCGAGAGACCGTGACCGACGACCTCGACGTCGTGTTCCACCTGGCGGCGTACACTGACACGAACTTCGACGACGACCGTCGGCTGTTCGAGGAGAACACTGAGATGACGTACAACGTCTTGGAGGCGATGGAGGACGCCGGCGTCACGAACCTCGCGTTCACCTCCTCGTCGACCGTGTACGGTGAAGCCCCCCGGCCAACCCCCGAGGACTACGCCCCCCTCGAACCGATCAGCATCTACGGCTCCTCGAAACTGGCCGACGAGGCGCTCATCTCTACGTACGCCAAGAGCTACGGCTTCACGGCCTGGGTGTACCGCTTCGCCAACATCGTCGGCCCGTACCAGCGCGGCAACGTGGTCCCCGACTTCATCCAGAAACTGCAGGCCGACCCCGAGGAACTGGAGATCCTCGGCGACGGCCGCCAGGAGAAGTCGTACCTCCACGTTACCGACTGCGTCGACGCGATGTGCCACGTCGTCGAACACGGCGAGCGCGACCTCAACACGTACAACCTCGGGTCGCGCACGACGACATCCGTGAACCGCATCGCCGACATCGTCGCCGACGAGATGGGGCTGGACCCCGACTACAGCTACACCGGCGGCGACCGCGGCTGGACGGGGGACGTACCGAAGATGCGCCTCTCCGTCGAGAAGCTCTCTGCGCTCGGGTGGGAGCCGCCCGCCTCCAGCGACGACGCCGTCCGTGCGGCGACGCGGGATTTACTCGCTGAACTTCGCTGA